The following coding sequences are from one Hydra vulgaris chromosome 04, alternate assembly HydraT2T_AEP window:
- the LOC101235051 gene encoding protease 2 translates to MIVPAANKIEHRFVVNSEEIADEYAWLRDPDWPNVKDPKIIEYLQMENKYTDHYFDPLQSKKDEIFNELKSRIKLADQSPYTKEDNFYYYSRTEEDKDYPIYCRKACSVSGPEEIILDVNVLAKGKKFTNVGYLTTSPDHTLLAYSVDFTGDEKFTLKIYNLKTQEYLTDEINNIGSKIIWHENLGGLFYMPLNEQLRQDKVMFHFLGVDNSNDKLIFQIADPLYQLVTSKSSSKKYIFIEKNGHSANEIYAIRMNDDNFQAKLIRPLKEDIFYDVKHNGNNFYIKTNENAKNFQIVIVDENDFENDLWNNEFIAHDHSKYLSSFSLTKNYLLLNYRDKGIPLIKVTSLQDKSEKVINFPDSSFTAFAKSTNFEEDDIRIDYSSLARPSTIYSYDFTNDELTILKVQEIPSGFDPEEYKVERIFADSEDVKVPVTLLYKKSLFKKDGTNPVYLYGYGSYGYAVPVSFKNSAISLVNRGFVYVIAHIRGGDDLGFYWYESAKFLNKKRTFLDFIAASEALIRENYTSENNIVICGGSAGGLLIGAVINERPELFKAAIAHVPFVDVLNTMLDESLPLTPGEFKEWGNPKEPEFFSYIKSYSPYDNVKSQNYPSLYVTAGLSDPRVSYWEAAKWVAKLREKKSDTNILLLKTNMDSGHYGASGRFDYLKEAADDIVFIISVFGI, encoded by the coding sequence atgatTGTGCCTGCAGCAAATAAAATAGAACATAGATTTGTGGTAAATAGCGAGGAAATAGCTGACGAATATGCGTGGCTTAGAGATCCAGACTGGCCAAATGTCAAGGATCCAAAAATTATTGAGTATTTGCAGatggaaaataaatatacagaTCATTATTTTGACCCTTTGCAAAGCAAAAAAGACGAAATATTTAACGAGCTTAAAAGTAGGATTAAACTAGCTGATCAATCACCTTACACTAAAGAAGATAACTTTTATTACTATTCGAGAACAGAAGAAGATAAGGATTATCCAATATATTGCAGAAAAGCTTGTTCAGTATCAGGTCCTGAGGAAATTATTTTAGATGTTAATGTTCTTGCAAAAGGTAAAAAGTTTACTAATGTTGGATACTTAACTACATCTCCTGATCATACATTACTGGCATATTCTGTTGACTTTACAGGTGATGAAAAATTTACTCtaaagatttataatttaaaaactcaagAATATTTAactgatgaaataaataacatCGGCAGTAAAATTATTTGGCATGAGAATCTTGGAGGCCTTTTTTATATGCCACTTAATGAACAACTCCGTCAAGATAAagtaatgtttcattttttaggaGTTGATAATTCAAATGATAAACTAATATTTCAGATTGCTGATCCATTATATCAGCTTGTAACTTCCAAATCAtcaagcaaaaaatatatatttattgaaaaaaatggtcATAGTGCTAATGAGATTTATGCTATCAGAATGAATGATGATAATTTTCAAGCAAAGCTCATCAGACCATTAAAAGAAGATATATTTTATGACGTTAAACATAATGggaataacttttatattaagacaaatgaaaatgctaaaaattttcaaatagttaTTGTGGATGAAAATGATTTCGAAAATGATTTATGGAACAATGAGTTCATTGCTCATGACCATTCTAAATATCTATCAAGCTTTTCTCTcactaaaaactatttattacttaattatcGTGATAAAGGTATTCCATTAATTAAGGTAACAAGTTTACAAGATAAAtcagaaaaagttattaattttccAGATTCATCTTTTACCGCTTTTGCCAAATCAACCAACTTTGAAGAAGATGATATTAGAATAGACTACTCTTCACTTGCTAGACCAAGTACTATTTATAGCTATGATTTTACTAATGATGAGTTAACTATATTAAAAGTTCAAGAAATCCCAAGTGGTTTTGATCCTGAAGAGTATAAGGTGGAAAGAATATTTGCTGATAGTGAAGATGTGAAAGTACCTGTCACCTTATTATATAAGaagtcattatttaaaaaagatgggACTAATCCTGTTTATTTATATGGTTATGGTTCCTATGGTTATGCTGTTCCAGTATCATTTAAAAACAGTGCAATATCTTTAGTAAACCGAGGATTTGTTTATGTTATTGCCCATATCAGAGGTGGTGATGATCTCGGGTTTTATTGGTATGAATCAgctaaatttcttaataaaaagcgCACATTTTTAGACTTTATTGCTGCATCTGAGGCACTTATTAGAGAAAATTATACAAGtgaaaataatatagtaatatgtGGTGGTAGTGCTGGAGGGTTATTGATTGGGGCAGTTATTAATGAACGACCTGAATTGTTTAAAGCAGCAATTGCTCATGTGCCGTTTGTTGACGTTTTAAATACAATGTTAGATGAAAGTTTACCTTTAACTCCAGGAGAATTTAAAGAATGGGGAAATCCTAAGGAGCCAGAGTTTTTTAGCTATATTAAATCATATTCACCATACGACAATGTTAAGTCTCAAAATTATCCAAGTTTATATGTTACAGCTGGTCTTTCTGATCCAAGGGTAAGTTACTGGGAGGCGGCTAAATGGGTAGCAAAACTTCGAGAGAAAAAAAGTGATACCAACATTTTGCTGCTAAAAACTAATATGGATTCCGGACATTATGGAGCTTCTGGGCGATTTGATTATTTAAAGGAAGCAGCTGATGATATAGTGTTTATTATCAGTGTTTTtggcatttaa
- the LOC124818203 gene encoding adrenocorticotropic hormone receptor-like, giving the protein MDEKWKIAILTNCNIGLISSGAGLFVLLMFKNGFDSTQRCILIQLCLINTCLSICFQIEEFTKTLDDRLRVKRILQIYDELKSVLGTGYYYITFWLVFDRYLHIKLNIKYAAYWTKGKSIILTTTIWSISGLSGILIEVYKNQSYIQIYIAACYDVIIITCFAFFYTYAVVLIRRQKSLCSHQRSIFKGSLVSSSILLIFIVLVAIPEVLLALILKSEDLNNSKIISHIALYKRISFPISVWTDAFVYIFASPQVRLAFKKKLNVLFGRKTSSVKSVKVSKSHVGKNISLKYIYQLSSVKKENLSV; this is encoded by the coding sequence atggATGAAAAATGGAAGATTGCAATCTTAACTAATTGTAACATTGGATTAATTTCCAGTGGAGCTGGattatttgttttacttatGTTCAAAAATGGGTTTGATTCAACTCAGCGATGCATACTAATTcaactttgtttaataaacacttGTTTAAGTATATGTTTCCAAATTGAAGAATTCACTAAAACACTTGATGATAGACTGCGTGTTAAACGTATTTTGCAGATTTATGATGAACTTAAAAGTGTTCTTGGTACGGGATACTATTACATCACATTTTGGTTGGTGTTCGACAGATACTTACatataaaactaaacataaaGTACGCGGCCTACTGGACGAAAGGGAAATCTATCATTTTAACAACAACTATATGGAGTATTTCTGGGTTAAGCggaattttaattgaagtttacaaaaatcaatcatatattcaaatttatattgctGCGTGTTATGatgtaataataattacttgttttgcatttttctaTACATATGCCGTTGTACTTATTCGTAGGCAAAAAAGTCTTTGTTCCCATCAAAGAAGCATATTTAAGGGCTCATTAGTATCAAGTAGCATACTACTAATATTTATTGTCTTAGTGGCAATACCTGAAGTACTTTTAGCATTAATTCTTAAAAGCGAAGATTTAAATAATTCGAAGATTATATCTCATATAGCCTTATATAAGAGAATAAGTTTTCCTATATCAGTTTGGACTGATGcatttgtgtatatatttgCTTCTCCTCAAGTTAGattagcttttaaaaaaaagttaaatgtattatttggcAGAAAAACATCATCTGTTAAAAGTGTTAAGGTATCTAAAAGTCATgttggaaaaaatatttctttgaagtACATCTATCAACTATCatcagtaaaaaaagaaaatttatcagtataa